Genomic DNA from Actinomycetota bacterium:
TCGTCCAGAGCCTTCTTCATAATCCCCAATTCTCGCCTGAGATCCATGATCATCCTTACCCCGGCGAGATTCACTCCACGTTCCTGGGTAAGCCGTTGAATGAACTTGAGCGTCTCAATATCCCTCATGGAATAAAGACGAGTACTTCCCGGTGTACGGCTGGGAGAAATCAGCCTCCTTCGCTCGTAGATACGGAGCGTCTGGGGATGCACGCCCGCTAGCTTGGCAGCCACGCTGATCATATACACTGGGATATCGGTATCCCTGAAATCTTCCTCCTTTTTCTTTTTCACAGTAATCACCACCTCAGGAACCCTTGGTCATCGCCCTCTCCAGATGTTCTCTGGGATTTTCCTTATGTTTATTGGCGAATCTGACCAAAAGCTCTCTCTCTTCCGAAGTTAGTTTAGTGGGGACGATCACGTGAATGGTTATTAGCATATCGCCTCGTCCCCA
This window encodes:
- a CDS encoding helix-turn-helix transcriptional regulator, giving the protein MKKKKEEDFRDTDIPVYMISVAAKLAGVHPQTLRIYERRRLISPSRTPGSTRLYSMRDIETLKFIQRLTQERGVNLAGVRMIMDLRRELGIMKKALDEAEKRFEEFEREVEERIENIRRSHRRDLVLIPRGEIVRR